In Erpetoichthys calabaricus chromosome 4, fErpCal1.3, whole genome shotgun sequence, one genomic interval encodes:
- the LOC114649928 gene encoding uncharacterized protein LOC114649928, producing MGTSWRGLCSALVLVWVLCGAPALGLGNGFLYPDASNFRVERKLGFEGNSNRRVDGGTSSDRGVYSEEHLYKTYRGYSKSDLLLPELAPKYYNELSFREADASGSSPLKGAPEFINMAAGQDSSELENEDLGVKAADDHLWDDVLTDVTPLLVSDVNWRADPLDKESSFFNVYGVFSLSKSGKGWNDRSPGFILPSKNESSCGKDGAHQHHHSHPVKCNTANMTVVFKGHQKELFVQANSSTVLNVFNLHKCKYEVKEKSGSFQFTTSYNGCYVKKLGDCFVLILVWKNKPVVLSCPAEPTPPLLTFCQSDKMTIVLPEGPLDLLKVQDHFNKWIPIHKIAHKCKYLIWRDSLGRIVFSASFKACHVKETKDEYVLVVRYKSSTGVPGQVVLSCPVETHVQHPHHYLDFPTTLCGKNGIIIHLPKQNLQAIQLKDAFGNAVNIEDVAEDCDFRVIRDEASVTLIASFESCNVKSQGKYHLLTVQYVVSGMTKSVHAQCHQLDKPRIHCGASSMTIELPHGPLEKVFIKTQLNQLIAVKDAPKYCRYHLVKDRGMNLLTASYLSCDVKTVNYNYVLPVFYTSASGKQGSVNVECPATTGKPRVLCRRSSMTVYLPKVPPEQIRLRNHHGKTVPIHAAKHCHYILMERNHHLIFTTSFKACDVQIKHRHYILTVVYGSDAKGEASVEMKCPVEEMENIPTQEVNCGKSEMSVLLPKGSPEDVKIIDNIGNEVAVRNVPKHCHYVLEKHSNGSVSFTAHYRSCDVKMQGGFYVLTVLYKPLSGPRLVGHMRCLASDHGSHILHDLPFVICKSTNMKVQLPEDSAVRVLDAHDKEHNVLKIARECSYELKKQENMLLFTTTYHGCHVKVLHDHYSLTVVYTTIGGDNVWLQMKCPVQAHPGRTTPSAIVPTKPLPNVACRNASMTVMLPDSNLHGITVKDAFGQDVQVDSTPSYCGYHLTKSHGKINFTILYGACDVSIEHGNYVLTVGYKVLHGPKRYITLRCPVPGGPTTPPIHSSTVLCRKDGMLAVLPDGPLNLIKIDVFNEERIVIQAPVECGYRLVKQHGTITLSVQYTSCDVAVKHNMYLLTVLYTPAKGPELSLTMSCPVVPPSLPTSSTVRPPGSHPIVICGSSSMRVLLPNGSPDRVSIINKTGGKSKVVSQPRSCGYVLEKGFNFLSFTTSYQACDVRILGSFYVLTVIYAPEVGPELVVNMKCPTSSGDFGFTTLPPLTSQKPTTIPQSPTVFCKAASMMLVLPGLHYEIQILDKANEREPVNSASRACGYIVTKRDGNLIFSALYDACDVLIQHHHYVLTVLYKPSGKTWKSVTMRCSVKMPTTAPPTKPTVTCRAKSMLAMLPDGPTDQVKVIDSFGEAVAVSGASSECGYGLTKVKGKILLTVPYNACDVSVEGGDYVLVVLYQPVGGMQMSMTIRCPSGDQIKTTSQGPTTATITTFLHSTNATTHHSEPTSMSTAGSPPNVVCRQKSMMVILPKAFPDSVKVIDQFMQEVTVITAPMICGYQLVIGYQQVVFITPYTACNVRIVDGFYVLAVLYTTENGQQKSMSMKCSTLSGDMGLTTTVAPTSVMKSTPMAPSVLCNASTMSVMLDGSSRDVFVLDIMNEAVPVNQLSSRCGYVLAREPGGLLLTAQYTSCDVRIKNQFYILSVLYTLSGGVETSVSMQCPVIQPSSTTTAMPVTPSDPLVICQGFSMEVILPAGLLSQVKITDFFNQSMAVNQAPNECGYTLRKAGGKIIFSTPYNTCDVYVQYNQYILTVLYQPYGHPQKSVTMSCPVEPTQPTSAATTTVTSKPTTSIPPPKALCKGSSMMVILPSVAPENVKIIDKLHHEVPVITAPRSCGYTLVKQYKQLVFASLYTACDVQIKGGFYVLMVVYTTPSGAKMKVPMKCPTTGSLFPTTLAPTTSSVWTIPSTPILICKASNMMVLLPMGSINDVKVIDQKNEALPVVNAPRDCGYVLEKRQINLAFLALYTSCNIKILRNHYVLHVLYTPYGGMEMSVTMRCPMPTTTKVPSTTSTLTTKGFTPSVICHSSSMMVTLPDGSPQSVSVLDALGEQVAVTQQPSSCGYTLVKTRGNLQFTALYQACDVQIIGGSYVLLLIYQPPSGPQIVVWMECPVTSGDTGLTTAISATIATSTTILPTSATPTVICNSTNMTAMLPDGTLDAVEIIDLAHEVVPVTLTPQGCGYTLQRKRGYLSLVVQYTACDINILNNNYILMVLYKPTGRSTRSLTMSCPVGIQTTMTTTLSKPYAPSPPVTCGNSSMSVVLPGGPLDQVKIVSFNETVAVYQALPECGYILRRVGRKLVLKVPYDACDVYIWRNNYVVMVLYIPAGGVQNRVTMRCPVIKPSLPATTMSTRITTRSPSRAVICRGSNMTTELPGGALEEVYVIDEHYKEVAVVSLPKSCGYTLVKRNHQLSFTALYKSCHVRISHHHYVLTVYYKTARGASMVVDMKCPLLFTPSTPVTVKPGTPPVMCHKSAMSARLPTVSVQLVKILDKVGKEVTVVSLASKCGYRLVKEERDIYFGIPYTACDVKILDHHYVLTVIYTSFAGHRTVIHLRCPVPAPSPIEAGVSCLKDYMSIELPLGPLKEVKVVDSLYNFVVVNQAPKSCGYSLVEKAAKLVFTSAYKGCHVKTVGKHYELTIVHLTSTGEKLQKHMMCPIQRIVPQGCNLPRDKQVTCGPPGAKPHSCLAHGCCVDEGTSHCYYPMDTCTADGHFVFAVYRTASKPEVDPATLVVVSGNKSCLPVICTPQFAIFKFPLTGCGTYVFVIAETTIYVAEVQGLIRRKLQMFGQITRDSPFRLQVECRYSKGSLTSTGYLVMNVSPPLASVSAGQLGVSLRIAKDESYSSFYPYSQIPLSFLLDKKVYLELQLVNPPEPTMVLLVHYCIAYPRSSMNAWVLLYEGCPNNESAVNLILKDNEGHPLPKYLRRFDIHTFQFLDPKSREHLDEEVYFMCSTEVCSSSSQVCNEGCFDGRIMATPAAFDGRCSGKSCPKHAIIAKRAIEGSEVVNAMFIPNNVPAQADGNTLRKLILPLVLGLLCLITASALFILRNLHKPCRH from the exons ATGGGAACATCATGGCGAGGGCTGTGCTCTGCCCTTGTTTTAGTTTGGGTTCTTTGTGGTGCTCCTGCCCTTGGATTAGGCAATGGTTTTCTGTATCCTGATGCAAGTAATTTTAGAGTGGAGAGAAAATTGGGTTTTGAAGGGAATTCAAACCGTAGAGTTGATGGGGGTACATCTTCTGACCGGGGTGTGTATTCTGAAGAGCACCTCTATAAAACCTATCGAGGCTACAGCAAGTCTGATTTATTACTTCCAGAGTTGGCACCCAAGTACTACAATGAGCTATCATTTCGTGAAGCTGATGCCAGTGGTTCAAGTCCCTTGAAGGGTGCTCCTGAGTTTATCAATATGGCTGCTGGTCAGGATTCCTCTGAGCTTGAAAATGAAGATCTGGGTGTAAAAGCTGCAGATGACCACCTTTGGGATGATGTCTTAACAGATGTTACTCCACTCTTGGTATCTGATGTGAACTGGAGAGCAGATCCTCTTGACAAAGAAAGTTCATTCTTTAATGTTTATGGTGTGTTCAGTTTGTCCAAGTCTGGCAAAGGATGGAATGATCGAAGTCCTGGCTTCATTTTGCCGTCTAAAAATGAATCTTCTTGTGGCAAAGATGGAGCACATCAACACCACCACTCTCATCCTGTTAAATGCAATACGGCTAATATGACTGTTGTATTTAAAGGACATCAAAAGGAGCTCTTTGTACAAG ccaacTCCTCTACAGTTTTGAACGTATTTAATCTGCATAAGTGCAAGTATGAGGTAAAGGAGAAAAGTGGATCTTTCCAGTTTACCACTTCATATAATGGATGCTATGTCAAGAAACTG GGTGACTGCTTTGTCCTCATCCTTGTATGGAAAAACAAGCCTGTGGTTCTGTCTTGTCCTGCTGAACCCACACCGCCATTGCTTACGTTTTGCCAAAGTGATAAAATGACCATTGTCCTTCCTGAAGGTCCTCTAGACCTGCTGAAAGTCCAAG ATCACTTCAATAAATGGATACCCATTCACAAGATTGCACATAAGTGTAAATATCTTATATGGAGGGATTCGTTGGGCAGAATTGTCTTCTCGGCTTCTTTTAAAGCCTGCCATGTGAAGGAAACG AAGGATGAGTATGTCCTAGTAGTAAGGTATAAATCCTCTACTGGAGTCCCTGGGCAGGTTGTCCTGTCTTGCCCTGTTGAAACCCATGTGCAGCATCCTCATCACTATCTGGATTTCCCAACTACGTTGTGTGGAAAGAATGGCATTATAATTCATCTCCCAAAACAGAATTTGCAGGCCATTCAACTGAAAG ATGCATTTGGAAATGCAGTGAATATTGAGGACGTTGCAGAAGACTGTGATTTCAGAGTCATTCGTGATGAAGCCTCGGTCACATTAATAGCTTCTTTTGAAAGCTGCAATGTGAAATCGCAG GGCAAGTATCATCTGCTGACTGTTCAGTATGTAGTTTCTGGAATGACCAAATCTGTCCATGCACAATGCCATCAACTGGACAAGCCAAGGATTCACTGCGGGGCTTCAAGCATGACAATAGAGCTACCCCATGGTCCTCTGGAGAAGGTCTTTATAAAAA cTCAACTGAATCAGTTGATTGCAGTCAAAGATGCTCCCAAATACTGCAGGTACCATCTGGTAAAAGACCGTGGCATGAACCTCCTGACTGCATCTTACTTGTCCTGTGATGTTAAAACTGtg AATTACAACTATGTCTTGCCGGTCTTCTATACTTCAGCTTCTGGTAAGCAAGGTTCTGTAAACGTGGAATGTCCAGCAACGACCGGTAAACCTAGGGTCCTATGCAGAAGGTCCAGTATGACTGTGTACTTGCCAAAGGTTCCACCAGAACAAATCCGACTCAGAA ACCATCATGGAAAGACTGTCCCCATCCATGCTGCCAAGCACTGCCACTACATTTTGATGGAAAGAAACCACCACCTGATTTTCACCACTTCCTTCAAGGCCTGTGATGTGCAAATAAAG CACAGGCATTACATTTTAACTGTGGTGTATGGAAGTGATGCAAAGGGCGAAGCATCTGTGGAGATGAAATGTCCAGTTGAAGAAATGGAGAATATTCCTACCCAGGAAGTGAACTGTGGCAAATCTGAAATGTCTGTGCTGCTTCCAAAGGGTTCCCCAGAAGATGTGAAAATAATTG ATAATATTGGTAATGAAGTTGCAGTGAGAAATGTGCCAAAACATTGCCATTACGTGTTGGAGAAGCATTCCAATGGAAGCGTGTCTTTCACAGCCCATTATAGGAGCTGTGATGTTAAAATGCAG GGGGGCTTTTACGTGTTAACTGTACTCTACAAGCCTTTGAGTGGTCCAAGGTTGGTTGGACACATGAGGTGTCTAGCAAGTGACCACGGCAGCCATATTCTCCATGACCTTCCATTTGTGATTTGCAAGTCCACCAATATGAAGGTGCAACTGCCTGAAGATTCAGCTGTCCGTGTTTTGG ATGCCCATGATAAGGAACATAATGTGCTCAAGATTGCCAGGGAATGCAGCTATGAGCTAAAAAAGCAAGAGAATATGCTGCTCTTCACAACTACTTATCATGGCTGTCATGTAAAAGTTTTG CATGATCATTATTCTCTGACAGTGGTGTATACCACCATTGGTGGGGACAACGTTTGGCTGCAGATGAAATGTCCAGTTCAAGCACATCCAGGGCGAACAACACCATCGGCTATTGTGCCAACAAAACCCCTTCCTAATGTGGCTTGCAGGAATGCCAGCATGACTGTGATGTTACCAGATTCTAATCTTCATGGAATTACAGTCAAAG ATGCTTTTGGCCAAGATGTACAAGTGGACAGTACACCAAGTTATTGCGGCTACCACTTGACGAAAAGTCATGGAAAAATCAACTTCACAATTCTTTATGGTGCTTGTGATGTTTCCATTGAG CATGGCAACTATGTTCTGACAGTAGGCTATAAAGTTCTTCATGGGCCTAAGAGGTACATAACCTTAAGATGTCCAGTCCCAGGCGGGCCAACAACTCCACCCATTCACAGTTCTACTGTCCTCTGCAGAAAAGATGGGATGCTTGCTGTGCTACCTGATGGTCCACTAAATCTGATCAAAATAG ATGTCTTTAATGAAGAACGGATTGTGATCCAAGCACCTGTGGAGTGTGGCTACAGACTAGTAAAACAACACGGAACGATCACGTTGTCTGTTCAGTACACATCATGTGATGTTGCTGTGAAG CATAATATGTATTTGCTCACTGTACTATACACACCAGCCAAAGGCCCAGAATTGTCTCTGACCATGAGCTGCCCTGTTGTCCCACCAAGTCTTCCTACTTCTAGCACTGTAAGACCTCCAGGCAGTCATCCCATTGTGATCTGTGGGAGCTCCAGCATGAGGGTGCTTCTGCCAAATGGGTCTCCTGACCGGGTCAGCATAATAA ATAAGACCGGTGGTAAGTCCAAGGTGGTGTCTCAACCAAGGAGCTGTGGATATGTATTAGAAAAAGGTTTCAACTTTCTTTCCTTCACTACATCGTACCAAGCTTGTGATGTTAGAATTTTG GGTAGTTTTTATGTGCTCACTGTAATCTACGCACCAGAAGTTGGTCCTGAACTGGTAGTGAATATGAAATGCCCAACTTCTTCTGGAGACTTTGGCTTCACCACCCTTCCTCCACTAACTTCCCAGAAGCCCACCACTATTCCTCAATCCCCTACAGTTTTCTGTAAAGCAGCCAGCATGATGCTGGTATTGCCTGGGTTGCATTATGAAATTCAAATACTTG ACAAGGCCAATGAGAGAGAACCTGTGAATTCCGCATCTCGTGCATGTGGGTACATAGTGACAAAACGTGATggaaatttaattttttcagctCTTTATGATGCATGTGATGTCCTCATTCAG CATCACCATTATGTACTGACCGTGCTATACAAACCATCTGGTAAAACATGGAAGTCTGTAACTATGAGATGTTCAGTCAAGATGCCAACAACTGCTCCACCTACAAAGCCTACTGTAACTTGCAGGGCTAAAAGCATGCTGGCCATGCTACCAGATGGGCCTACAGACCAAGTCAAAGTAATTG actcctTTGGTGAAGCAGTAGCTGTGAGTGGAGCTTCTTCAGAGTGTGGTTATGGGTTGACGAAAGTCAAAGGGAAGATTCTGTTGACTGTCCCATATAATGCATGTGATGTTTCTGTGGAG GGTGGGGATTATGTCCTTGTGGTGCTTTACCAACCTGTTGGAGGCATGCAGATGTCCATGACCATCCGATGTCCTTCTGGTGATCAGATAAAAACTACCTCCCAGGGTCCCACCACTGCAACAATTACCACCTTTCTCCATTCAACTAATGCTACCACACATCATTCTGAACCCACTTCCATGTCCACAGCTGGTTCTCCTCCAAATGTAGTGTGCAGGCAAAAGAGCATGATGGTAATTCTGCCCAAAGCTTTCCCAGATAGTGTCAAAGTAATTG aTCAATTTATGCAGGAAGTGACTGTGATAACTGCTCCAATGATCTGTGGGTACCAGCTTGTGATTGGTTACCAACAAGTTGTATTCATAACTCCCTATACAGCTTGCAATGTCCGCATTGTG GATGGCTTCTATGTTCTGGCTGTACTCTACACGACTGAAAATGGGCAGCAAAAGAGCATGTCTATGAAATGTTCCACTCTTTCTGGAGATATGGGGTTAACTACAACAGTTGCTCCTACCAGTGTAATGAAAAGTACACCCATGGCACCAAGTGTTCTTTGTAACGCCTCCACAATGAGTGTGATGCTTGATGGATCGTCCAGAGATGTCTTTGTTCTAG atattatgAATGAAGCGGTGCCTGTTAACCAGCTTTCTTCCAGATGTGGTTATGTACTCGCAAGAGAACCTGGAGGCCTCCTCCTGACTGCACAATACACATCCTGTGACGTCCGAATCAAG AATCAATTCTACATCCTGAGTGTGCTGTATACACTTTCTGGTGGAGTTGAAACATCTGTGTCCATGCAATGCCCAGTCATTCAACCATCGTCAACCACCACAGCCATGCCAGTGACCCCCAGTGACCCTTTAGTGATTTGCCAAGGATTCAGCATGGAAGTGATATTGCCTGCTGGGTTGCTTAGTCAGGTTAAAATAACAG atttcttcaatCAAAGTATGGCTGTGAACCAGGCTCCAAATGAGTGTGGCTATACGCTAAGAAAAGCGGGTGGAAAGATCATTTTCAGCACTCCATATAACACATGTGATGTGTATGTTCAG TATAACCAATACATCTTGACTGTCCTGTACCAACCTTATGGACATCCCCAGAAGTCTGTGACCATGAGCTGTCCAGTTGAGCCAACACAACCCACCAGTGCTGCCACCACCACTGTGACCTCCAAGCCTACAACTTCCATCCCTCCACCCAAAGCCCTGTGCAAAGGGTCTAGCATGATGGTGATTCTGCCAAGTGTTGCTccagaaaatgttaaaataatag ATAAGCTTCACCATGAGGTGCCTGTCATCACTGCACCCAGAAGCTGTGGCTACACACTTGTAAAACAATACAAGCAATTGGTCTTTGCCTCCTTATACACGGCTTGTGATGtccaaataaag GGTGGCTTTTATGTTCTTATGGTGGTCTATACAACTCCAAGTGGTGCAAAAATGAAGGTTCCTATGAAGTGTCCTACTACTGGATCTCTTTTTCCAACTACACTAGCTCCAACAACTAGCAGTGTTTGGACCATACCTAGTACTCCTATTCTGATCTGCAAAGCTTCAAACATGATGGTTTTGCTTCCAATGGGCTCCATAAATGATGTCAAAGTAATAG ACCAGAAGAATGAGGCATTGCCTGTGGTTAATGCTCCTAGAGACTGTGGATATGTACTGGAGAAAAGGCAAATCAATCTTGCCTTTTTGGCCCTTTATACCTCCTGTAACATAAAAATTTTG AGAAATCATTACGTTCTGCATGTACTGTACACACCTTATGGTGGTATGGAGATGTCTGTGACAATGAGATGCCCAATGCCTACAACTACAAAGGTGCCATCTACTACCAGCACACTTACCACAAAGGGTTTTACTCCCTCTGTAATCTGTCACAGTTCTAGTATGATGGTCACTTTGCCTGATGGCTCTCCACAGTCTGTCAGTGTCCTAG ATGCTCTTGGTGAACAAGTGGCTGTGACCCAACAACCTTCGAGCTGTGGATACACGCTGGTAAAAACCAGAGGAAACCTGCAGTTCACTGCCCTTTATCAAGCTTGTGATGTGCAGATCATA GGTGGCTCCTATGTACTTCTCCTAATATACCAGCCTCCAAGTGGGCCACAAATAGTTGTCTGGATGGAATGCCCAGTTACTTCTGGGGACACTGGGCTGACTACAGCAATTAGTGCTACTATTGCCACCAGCACCACAATACTGCCCACCTCTGCAACACCTACTGTAATTTGCAACTCTACCAACATGACAGCAATGCTTCCGGATGGCACTCTTGATGCTGTTGAAATAATAG ATCTTGCTCATGAGGTGGTTCCTGTAACTCTGACTCCACAAGGGTGTGGATACACACTACAAAGAAAGCGAGGATATCTATCCTTAGTTGTTCAATACACAGCATGCGACATCAATATCTTG AACAATAATTACATCTTGATGGTGCTGTACAAACCAACTGGACGGTCTACAAGATCTCTGACAATGAGTTGCCCAGTTGGCATCCAGACTACTATGACCACTACCCTCTCAAAGCCTTATGCCCCAAGCCCTCCAGTGACTTGTGGCAATTCTAGCATGAGTGTGGTGTTGCCTGGTGGACCTCTAGATCAGGTGAAAATAG TATCTTTCAATGAAACTGTTGCTGTATACCAGGCCCTTCCAGAGTGTGGCTACATTTTAAGGAGAGTTGGGAGAAAGCTTGTCTTGAAAGTACCCTATGATGCATGTGATGTTTATATATGG CGCAATAACTATGTTGTGATGGTGCTATATATTCCTGCTGGTGGAGTTCAGAACCGTGTAACCATGAGATGTCCAGTAATTAAGCCGTCGCTACCAGCAACCACCATGTCGACGAGGATAACCACACGTAGTCCCTCAAGAGCTGTGATTTGCAGAGGCTCTAATATGACTACTGAATTACCTGGTGGTGCTTTGGAAGAGGTCTATGTAATTG ATGAACATTACAAGGAAGTGGCAGTAGTTAGTCTTCCAAAAAGCTGTGGATACACACTGGTGAAAAGAAACCATCAACTGTCCTTCACTGCTCTATACAAATCTTGTCATGTCAGAATTTCT CACCACCATTACGTACTGACTGTCTACTACAAGACTGCTAGAGGAGCCTCCATGGTAGTGGATATGAAATGTCCCCTTCTCTTTACACCAAGCACACCTGTCACTGTAAAGCCTGGGACTCCTCCAGTAATGTGCCACAAGTCTGCAATGAGTGCAAGGCTGCCTACTGTCTCTGTGCAACTTGTGAAGATCCTAG ACAAAGTAGGTAAAGAAGTAACGGTGGTCAGCCTGGCAAGTAAATGTGGATATCGTCTAGTCAAAGAGGAGAGGGATATTTATTTCGGCATCCCTTATACAGCCTGTGATGTCAAGATATTG GATCACCATTATGTGTTAACTGTGATCTACACCTCCTTTGCTGGGCACAGGACAGTGATCCATTTGAGGTGTCCTGTTCCTGCACCCTCTCCAATTGAAGCTGGAGTGTCTTGTTTGAAGGACTACATGTCCATCGAGCTGCCATTGGGTCCTCTTAAAGAAGTTAAAGTAGTTG ATTCTTTGTACAACTTTGTGGTGGTTAATCAAGCTCCTAAATCTTGTGGGTATAGCCTGGTGGAGAAAGCTGCAAAGCTTGTCTTTACTTCTGCTTATAAAGGGTGTCATGTCAAGACTGTG GGCAAACATTATGAGCTAACTATTGTTCATCTGACCAGTACTGGAGAAAAGCTGCAAAAGCACATGATGTGTCCTATACAGCGGATTGTGCCTCAAG GCTGCAACCTACCAAGGGATAAACAAGTGACCTGTGGTCCTCCTGGTGCTAAACCCCACTCCTGCTTGGCTCATGGATGTTGTGTGGATGAAGGAACCTCACACTGCTATTACCCCATGGACA CATGCACAGCAGATGGCCACTTTGTCTTTGCGGTTTACCGCACTGCCAGTAAACCTGAAGTGGACCCAGCAACGTTGGTGGTTGTTTCGGGCAACAAGTCTTGTCTCCCTGTGATATGCACTCCACAATTTGCCATCTTTAAATTCCCACTGACTGGCTGTGGCACCTACGTCTTT GTCATTGCTGAAACTACAATTTATGTGGCTGAAGTGCAAGGCCTAATCAGACGCAAGCTGCAAATGTTTGGGCAGATTACAAGAGACAGTCCATTTCG TCTCCAGGTGGAATGTCGCTACTCCAAAGGAAGTCTGACCAGCACTGGCTACTTGGTGATGAATGTGTCCCCTCCTCTTGCTTCTGTTTCTGCTGGGCAACTTGGAGTTTCTTTAAGAATTGCCAAAG ATGAAAGCTACTCTTCATTTTACCCATATTCCCAGATACCTCTTAGCTTCTTGTTGGATAAGAAAGTCTACCTGGAACTACAACTTGTAAACCCACCTGAACCTACTATGGTATTGCTGGTACATTACTGCATTGCTTACCCTCGTTCTTCGATGAATGCCTGGGTACTCCTCTATGAAGG gtGTCCAAATAACGAATCTGCTGTCAATCTGATTCTGAAAGATAATGAGGGACATCCCTTGCCAAAATATCTCCGCCGCTTTGACATccacacatttcagtttttggacCCAAAGAGCCGGGAACATTTGGATGAAGAG GTTTACTTCATGTGCTCAACTGAAGTCTGCTCAAGCTCATCTCAAGTTTGCAATGAAGGATGCTTTGATGGAAGAA TAATGGCAACCCCTGCTGCTTTTGATGGACGCTGTTCAGGAAAGTCTTGTCCCAAACATGCGATCATTGCCAAGAGAGCCATTGAAGGGTCTGAAGTGGTCAATGCAATGTTCATCCCCAACAATGTTCCTGCTCAAGCTGATG gTAATACATTGAGGAAATTGATCCTTCCACTGGTCTTGGGACTCCTCTGCTTGATTACTGCTTCAGCATTGTTCATTCTCCGAAATTTACACAAACCATGCAGACATTAa